In a single window of the Bacteroidota bacterium genome:
- the purS gene encoding phosphoribosylformylglycinamidine synthase subunit PurS, with translation MKFRAEIDVMPLKALLDPQGKAVTASMKNLHLSEIENVRIGKHITLEVEADTKETAHSKVDEACKKLLANQIMESYHFELVQE, from the coding sequence ATGAAATTTAGAGCCGAAATAGACGTTATGCCTTTGAAAGCATTACTTGATCCGCAAGGAAAAGCAGTTACAGCAAGCATGAAAAACTTGCATTTATCTGAAATTGAAAATGTTCGCATAGGAAAGCACATCACCCTAGAAGTGGAAGCCGATACTAAAGAAACAGCTCATTCAAAGGTAGATGAAGCCTGTAAGAAGTTACTGGCAAATCAAATTATGGAAAGTTACCACTTTGAATTAGTGCAGGAATAA
- the pssA gene encoding CDP-diacylglycerol--serine O-phosphatidyltransferase, which produces MKKQIPNFITCLNLICGCLALVSVFHKALDMAAYLLAAAAIFDFLDGAVARILHVKSELGKQLDSLADMVTFGVVPGFIMYQLITTSVFETYGMLNNSDIKWNIAYLGLMIPVFSALRLAKFNIDTRQSESFIGVPVPANTILIASLPLILIYQPGSFLAAPLHRLPVLICITIVSSFLMVSEIPLFSLKFKNFSWNENKIRFVFLALSLVFLVLFQYSGLPLIILLYVLLSVLTKFVFNRA; this is translated from the coding sequence GTGAAAAAGCAAATTCCAAATTTCATTACATGTCTCAACCTTATTTGTGGTTGTTTGGCCCTCGTAAGTGTATTTCATAAAGCACTCGACATGGCTGCTTATTTATTGGCAGCAGCTGCTATCTTCGATTTTTTAGACGGCGCAGTGGCACGTATACTTCATGTTAAGTCGGAACTCGGTAAACAACTCGATTCCTTAGCCGATATGGTAACTTTTGGAGTAGTACCCGGATTTATAATGTATCAGCTCATTACTACATCTGTTTTCGAAACTTATGGAATGCTCAACAACAGCGATATAAAATGGAACATTGCCTATTTGGGTTTAATGATACCTGTTTTTTCGGCATTGCGCTTAGCTAAATTTAATATTGATACGCGTCAATCCGAATCCTTTATAGGAGTTCCGGTCCCTGCCAATACCATACTTATTGCTTCACTGCCACTGATTTTGATTTACCAACCGGGTTCATTTTTAGCTGCACCGTTGCATCGCTTACCGGTATTGATTTGTATAACCATTGTAAGTTCATTTTTAATGGTAAGTGAAATACCTTTATTTTCTTTAAAATTTAAAAACTTTAGTTGGAACGAAAATAAAATACGTTTTGTTTTTCTTGCCCTTTCGTTGGTATTCCTGGTTCTGTTTCAATATTCGGGTTTACCCTTAATTATTTTACTATATGTGCTGCTTTCGGTTTTAACTAAATTTGTATTCAACCGAGCATAG
- a CDS encoding DoxX family protein — MKKFETITMLQSTSFEFIGPIVVSLFFAILFLQSSFDKLLNRNGNIEYLTEVFHESIFKNRVGILFFLITCLELLAGLSSFLGVFQSLYGNLLFARIGIVLSCSSLLCLFLGLRIAKDYAGAAGLTAYFAVALLGFLILL, encoded by the coding sequence TTGAAAAAATTTGAAACAATTACCATGTTACAAAGTACTTCATTCGAGTTTATCGGGCCAATAGTAGTTTCCTTATTTTTTGCTATACTTTTTTTACAATCGTCCTTTGATAAATTGCTCAACCGAAATGGCAATATTGAGTACCTCACCGAAGTATTTCATGAGAGTATTTTTAAAAACAGGGTAGGAATACTTTTTTTCTTAATTACTTGTCTAGAATTACTTGCTGGCTTGAGTAGTTTTTTGGGTGTATTCCAATCATTGTATGGAAATTTATTATTTGCACGAATAGGGATTGTGCTTTCATGTTCAAGTTTGCTCTGTTTGTTTTTAGGATTAAGAATCGCTAAGGATTATGCAGGTGCAGCAGGATTAACAGCTTATTTCGCTGTTGCATTGTTAGGCTTTTTGATACTGTTATAA
- a CDS encoding 7-carboxy-7-deazaguanine synthase QueE, giving the protein MNSNAEITFAQEIEEGTMLPLMEEFYTIQGEGANTGKPAYFIRLGGCDVGCHWCDVKESWNAALHAPTLADTIVAHAASYPAKAVVVTGGEPLTYNLNYLTAQLKKHQIQAFIETSGAYPLSGSWDWICLSPKKTSPPLTPIFEKAHELKVIIYNKNDFEWAEQNALQVLKLNPTCRLFLQPEWSRREQMTPLLVDYVMQHPKWNISLQTHKYLHIP; this is encoded by the coding sequence ATGAATTCAAACGCTGAAATTACTTTTGCTCAGGAAATTGAAGAAGGTACAATGCTACCGCTGATGGAAGAGTTTTATACTATTCAAGGTGAAGGTGCCAACACCGGAAAACCAGCCTATTTTATTCGTTTAGGTGGTTGTGATGTTGGTTGCCATTGGTGCGATGTGAAAGAAAGTTGGAATGCTGCACTCCATGCCCCTACCCTTGCCGATACTATTGTTGCACATGCTGCATCTTATCCTGCAAAAGCTGTGGTGGTTACCGGAGGTGAACCTCTCACTTATAACCTCAATTACCTAACAGCTCAACTAAAAAAACATCAAATACAAGCTTTTATAGAGACCAGTGGAGCATACCCTCTCAGTGGATCCTGGGATTGGATTTGTTTGTCGCCAAAAAAAACTAGTCCTCCATTAACTCCAATTTTTGAAAAAGCACATGAACTAAAAGTTATTATTTACAATAAAAATGATTTTGAATGGGCTGAACAGAATGCATTGCAGGTGTTAAAACTTAATCCTACATGCCGCTTATTTCTACAACCCGAATGGAGCCGTCGTGAACAAATGACGCCGCTTTTAGTCGACTATGTAATGCAACATCCTAAGTGGAACATATCGCTACAAACACATAAATACCTTCATATTCCTTAA
- a CDS encoding OmpA family protein produces MRIKIYLLLLFLAPLALLAQTPELHTKSDKAKKHYLRAMEAYDMGKNEAAANDFNKAIESDPNFIEAHIVLAGIYQDGKKYDKAIVEYKAALAIDPNFFPNNYYNLAESEIALQLFSDAKEHLKKLLSQQKISPDIKKKGEHLLANASFAENAVKSPVPFEPKNLGPNVNTRFEEYLPTLTADEQTLIVTVKMPDDTLRNDWNNSSEDFYMSKKVDGQWQKRSNVGPPINTPANEGAQCISPDGQFLFYTLCNSPGGMGRCDIYFSMKEGKKWGIPKNVGPPINSKYWDSQPSLSSDGNTLYFVSNRPGGKGEKDIWASSLTKDGYWGTPVNLGDSINTAYSDMSPFIHPDNKTLYFASEGQPGMGRHDIFYARMKKDGNFGTPVNIGYPINTSGDEFSLIVNSKGNLAYFASADRKEGFGNLDLYSFDLYEKARPTLVTYVKGKVFDSESKKLLDARLELIDLETSKVVADMYSNSITGEYLVCLPANKNYAFTASRNGYLFYSENFSLKENKNQGEPYLIDIAMKPIKAGEKVVLKNIFFETGKYNLKDESKSELNKLGDFLNLNPKVKIEVSGHTDNVGDDKMNQTLSLNRAKSVYDYLLNNGIAAERLTYKGYGETQPVESNDTDKGRAANRRTEFKVVSLE; encoded by the coding sequence ATGCGAATTAAAATCTACCTTTTGCTTTTATTTCTTGCGCCACTGGCACTGTTGGCTCAAACTCCCGAGCTTCATACCAAAAGCGACAAAGCTAAAAAGCACTATTTACGAGCAATGGAAGCCTATGACATGGGAAAAAATGAAGCCGCTGCAAACGACTTTAACAAAGCCATCGAAAGTGATCCGAATTTTATTGAAGCTCACATTGTTTTGGCCGGCATATATCAAGACGGCAAAAAATACGATAAAGCAATTGTCGAATATAAAGCGGCTCTTGCCATTGACCCAAATTTTTTTCCTAACAATTATTATAACCTGGCCGAATCAGAAATTGCACTTCAACTATTTTCGGATGCTAAAGAGCACCTCAAAAAATTACTAAGCCAACAAAAAATTAGTCCCGATATTAAAAAGAAGGGCGAACATTTATTGGCCAATGCTAGTTTTGCTGAAAATGCAGTAAAATCGCCTGTTCCATTTGAACCAAAAAATTTAGGACCAAATGTGAATACACGTTTTGAAGAGTATTTACCCACCTTAACTGCCGATGAACAAACTTTAATTGTTACTGTAAAAATGCCTGACGATACCCTACGTAACGATTGGAATAATTCGTCGGAAGATTTTTACATGAGCAAAAAAGTAGATGGACAGTGGCAAAAACGCAGCAATGTTGGTCCCCCTATTAATACACCGGCAAACGAAGGAGCTCAATGTATATCACCCGATGGACAATTTTTATTTTACACATTGTGCAACAGTCCGGGAGGCATGGGACGCTGCGACATTTACTTTTCGATGAAGGAAGGTAAAAAATGGGGTATTCCGAAAAATGTTGGGCCACCCATTAACAGTAAATACTGGGATTCGCAGCCTTCCCTATCGAGTGATGGAAACACCTTGTATTTTGTGAGTAACCGTCCGGGCGGAAAAGGGGAAAAGGATATTTGGGCAAGTAGCTTAACAAAAGACGGTTACTGGGGCACACCGGTAAATCTTGGAGATAGCATAAATACTGCCTATTCAGACATGTCACCCTTTATACATCCCGATAATAAAACCTTGTACTTTGCCAGTGAAGGACAACCCGGCATGGGACGTCACGATATTTTTTATGCACGTATGAAAAAAGATGGAAACTTTGGAACTCCTGTAAACATTGGTTACCCTATTAATACTTCAGGCGATGAATTTTCCTTAATCGTAAATTCAAAGGGTAATTTGGCTTATTTTGCTTCTGCCGATCGCAAAGAGGGTTTCGGAAATCTAGATTTATATTCGTTTGATTTGTACGAAAAAGCAAGGCCTACACTTGTTACCTATGTAAAAGGAAAAGTATTTGACTCCGAAAGTAAAAAATTGCTGGATGCTAGACTTGAATTGATTGACCTGGAAACTTCAAAGGTGGTTGCTGACATGTATTCAAATTCAATTACAGGAGAATATTTGGTTTGTTTACCTGCGAATAAAAACTACGCATTTACTGCTTCTCGAAACGGCTATTTGTTTTATTCTGAAAACTTTTCGCTTAAGGAAAACAAAAATCAAGGAGAACCCTACCTCATTGATATAGCAATGAAACCAATAAAAGCCGGTGAAAAAGTAGTACTCAAAAATATATTCTTTGAAACCGGTAAATACAATTTAAAGGATGAATCAAAAAGTGAACTCAATAAGTTGGGCGATTTTTTGAACCTAAATCCTAAGGTAAAAATTGAAGTATCTGGTCACACCGATAATGTAGGCGACGATAAAATGAATCAAACCCTTTCGTTGAATCGTGCAAAGTCTGTTTATGATTATTTATTGAATAACGGAATTGCTGCCGAAAGATTAACCTACAAAGGTTATGGAGAAACTCAACCGGTTGAAAGCAACGACACCGATAAAGGTAGAGCTGCGAACCGAAGAACTGAATTTAAGGTGGTTTCACTCGAGTAA
- a CDS encoding alpha/beta fold hydrolase, with protein sequence MHKPALLILPGALGAASQFDELAKLLSVNFTVYSMEYNGHGKNNREISSLSIELLSDEVLHYVNENQLQNCAIFGYSMGGYIALYLAAKHPKLLGKIMTLATKFIWNPAIAETEVKFLNPLKTKEKVPAFASYLYQLHGSNWEQLMNHTASLMLQLGTMNILTDALLKQVVNEVKITRGEFDKMVSQEETAHVSQSISNAQLEIFSQTPHPWEKVNPLLIANTLEKFILNK encoded by the coding sequence ATGCATAAACCAGCCTTGCTAATTTTACCGGGTGCTTTGGGTGCTGCTTCACAATTTGATGAATTAGCAAAGTTACTCAGCGTTAATTTTACTGTGTATAGCATGGAGTATAACGGACATGGTAAAAACAATCGAGAAATTTCATCGCTCTCAATTGAGTTGTTAAGTGATGAAGTGTTGCACTATGTGAATGAGAATCAATTGCAAAATTGCGCTATTTTTGGTTACAGCATGGGTGGTTACATAGCTTTGTACCTTGCAGCAAAACATCCAAAATTACTAGGTAAAATTATGACCTTAGCCACAAAATTTATTTGGAATCCTGCTATTGCTGAAACCGAAGTTAAATTTTTAAATCCTCTAAAAACCAAAGAAAAAGTGCCGGCTTTCGCAAGTTATTTGTATCAATTACATGGCTCTAATTGGGAACAGCTCATGAACCATACAGCTTCATTGATGCTACAGTTGGGAACAATGAATATACTCACGGATGCACTGTTGAAACAGGTGGTGAATGAAGTAAAAATTACCCGCGGTGAATTCGACAAAATGGTTAGCCAAGAAGAAACAGCGCATGTGTCCCAGAGTATTAGCAATGCTCAATTAGAAATTTTTAGCCAAACTCCTCATCCTTGGGAAAAAGTAAATCCCTTATTAATTGCAAACACACTTGAAAAATTTATTCTTAACAAATAA
- the tatA gene encoding twin-arginine translocase TatA/TatE family subunit, with translation MNASIVLGIFGMGASELIVIGVIVLLLFGGKKLPELMKGLGKGIKDFKDASKGEDSSATPEKKD, from the coding sequence ATGAACGCATCTATTGTATTGGGAATTTTTGGAATGGGCGCTTCCGAGCTGATCGTTATTGGAGTAATAGTATTGTTGCTATTCGGAGGCAAAAAACTTCCTGAACTAATGAAAGGATTAGGCAAGGGTATAAAAGATTTCAAAGACGCTTCCAAAGGAGAAGACAGCTCGGCAACACCCGAAAAAAAAGATTAA
- the gatA gene encoding Asp-tRNA(Asn)/Glu-tRNA(Gln) amidotransferase subunit GatA: MYTNLAAIQTDLKQRKITLSSLVENYLNTIEANNHLNAFLEVFADESRTIAKQLDEKISAGKAGKLAGLVIGLKDNICYKNHACSASSKILEGFVSMYHSTVVERLLAEDAIIIGRLNCDEFAMGSSNENSAYGPVLNPLDTSRVTGGSSGGSVAAVAANLCLAALGTDTGGSVRQPCSFTGLVGLKPTYGRISRYGIIAYASSFDQVGTITHTVEDAALILEVISGKDEFDSTASSTLVPEYSKQLQFNKKVKIAYFKECIESTGLNPEIRKRTEAILQQLKNLGHTVEEVTFPYLDYLVPAYYVLTTAEASSNLSRYDGIHYGYRSKQAFDLESTYKKSRSEGFGKEVKRRIMLGTFVLSAGYYDAYYSKAQKVRRILKNKVDEILNQYDFIVLPSTPDSAFKFGENSQDPIKMYLEDIFTVLANLSGIPSISLPLGQKQNQLPFGIQVLAKEFDESNLLAFSTYLVNNS, encoded by the coding sequence ATCTATACCAATTTGGCTGCAATCCAAACGGATTTGAAGCAGCGAAAAATTACACTTAGTAGTCTGGTAGAAAATTACCTGAATACCATAGAAGCAAACAATCATTTAAATGCTTTTTTGGAAGTGTTTGCTGATGAAAGCAGGACCATTGCTAAACAACTCGATGAAAAAATTTCAGCCGGTAAAGCCGGTAAACTGGCGGGACTTGTAATCGGTTTAAAAGACAATATTTGTTATAAAAATCATGCTTGTTCTGCATCTTCAAAAATTTTAGAAGGCTTCGTTAGTATGTACCATTCAACGGTAGTAGAGCGATTGCTTGCTGAAGATGCTATTATTATTGGGCGACTCAACTGCGACGAATTTGCTATGGGTAGTTCCAATGAAAATTCTGCTTATGGACCTGTGCTTAATCCATTAGATACATCGCGTGTTACAGGAGGTTCGTCAGGTGGTTCAGTTGCTGCAGTTGCTGCAAATTTATGCCTTGCTGCTTTAGGTACTGATACGGGTGGATCGGTGCGCCAACCTTGTTCGTTTACCGGATTAGTTGGTTTAAAGCCTACCTACGGACGAATCTCTCGTTACGGTATTATTGCTTATGCATCTTCCTTTGATCAAGTAGGAACAATTACGCACACTGTTGAGGACGCTGCACTTATACTGGAAGTGATTTCGGGTAAAGATGAGTTTGATTCAACTGCTTCTTCCACTTTGGTTCCCGAATATTCAAAGCAATTACAATTCAATAAAAAAGTAAAAATCGCTTATTTTAAAGAGTGTATTGAAAGTACCGGTTTAAATCCTGAAATTCGGAAACGTACAGAAGCTATACTCCAACAGTTAAAAAACTTGGGACATACGGTTGAAGAAGTTACTTTTCCTTACCTCGATTATTTGGTGCCAGCCTATTATGTTTTAACTACTGCTGAAGCTTCTTCGAATCTTTCTAGGTACGATGGAATACACTATGGCTACAGAAGCAAGCAGGCATTTGACCTTGAATCGACCTACAAAAAATCGCGTAGTGAAGGATTTGGTAAAGAGGTAAAACGCCGCATAATGCTAGGAACTTTTGTATTAAGCGCAGGCTACTATGATGCCTATTATTCAAAGGCTCAAAAAGTGCGTAGAATATTGAAAAACAAAGTAGACGAAATTTTAAACCAATACGACTTTATTGTATTGCCCAGCACGCCCGATAGTGCTTTCAAATTTGGGGAAAACAGTCAAGATCCAATTAAAATGTATCTTGAAGATATATTTACGGTATTGGCTAATCTTTCGGGTATTCCTTCTATTTCTTTGCCTTTAGGCCAAAAGCAAAACCAATTACCTTTTGGTATACAAGTATTGGCAAAAGAATTTGACGAAAGTAATTTACTTGCATTTTCGACCTACTTAGTAAACAATTCTTAG
- a CDS encoding transglycosylase SLT domain-containing protein has translation MKKLFITIVFLVFTLVYNFVSAADRINKSADSTLVYIPDDPILAMMDSLMSQKYFESKNFITDTCKLNKNGYCPEVIPTFDAVVYQERIALLDSKSPFNLIYSDAVKAYIDLYAVRKRNIVSRMLGLSQVYFPLFEEKLDKYKLPDELKYLAIVESALNPNAISKSGAAGLWQFMYGTGKMFGLDVNSYVDERRDPFKATEAACKYFKFLYNIFGDWQMVLAAYNSGPGTVNKAIRRSGGKKTYWEIRPFLPLETQGYVPAFIAVNYVMNYTSEHNLYPISPKQVYLHTDTVATRQYVSFNQISAVLNLPVEDISYLNPQYKLKIIPYSGEQAMLCLPVAKVGAFINNENSIYTYKTPEERLDSALANTNKILVEEKKWHKVRSGESLKQIANLYSCTIRDIKDWNNLKGNKVAKGKRLLVYTKKYKSAETTSQTSLADTASKSLAQNKVENSATSQTTDSVQTQKESTTVSAPKSKTKFVYYTVQRGDTLWNIANRKGVSVEEIKRLNNIRSSNSLKAGSKIKIAVAS, from the coding sequence ATGAAAAAACTCTTTATTACCATAGTATTCCTTGTTTTTACACTGGTATACAACTTCGTATCGGCTGCCGACCGAATTAATAAATCGGCAGACTCAACGCTGGTATATATTCCGGATGATCCTATTTTGGCGATGATGGATAGTTTGATGTCGCAAAAGTATTTTGAAAGTAAGAATTTTATTACCGATACCTGCAAACTCAATAAAAATGGATACTGCCCTGAAGTTATCCCAACATTTGATGCTGTAGTATATCAGGAGCGAATTGCCTTACTCGATTCTAAAAGCCCTTTCAACTTAATTTACAGCGATGCGGTTAAAGCTTATATAGATTTGTATGCTGTGCGAAAGCGAAATATTGTATCGCGCATGCTTGGATTATCGCAAGTTTATTTTCCCTTGTTTGAAGAAAAATTAGATAAGTATAAATTGCCAGATGAGTTAAAATACTTGGCCATAGTTGAATCGGCATTAAACCCGAATGCTATATCGAAAAGTGGAGCAGCCGGATTGTGGCAGTTCATGTATGGAACCGGAAAAATGTTTGGATTAGATGTTAATTCATACGTTGACGAACGTCGCGACCCTTTTAAAGCGACTGAAGCAGCTTGTAAATATTTTAAATTTTTGTACAATATTTTTGGCGATTGGCAAATGGTGCTTGCTGCTTACAATAGTGGTCCTGGTACTGTAAATAAGGCCATAAGACGTTCGGGAGGTAAGAAAACATATTGGGAAATTCGCCCCTTCTTACCCCTGGAAACTCAAGGATATGTTCCTGCTTTTATTGCTGTAAACTATGTGATGAATTATACATCGGAACATAATTTATATCCTATTTCACCCAAGCAAGTTTATTTACATACCGATACTGTGGCCACTCGACAGTATGTTAGCTTTAATCAAATTTCGGCCGTGTTGAATTTGCCTGTTGAAGATATATCCTACCTCAACCCTCAATACAAATTAAAAATAATTCCTTATAGCGGAGAACAAGCTATGTTGTGTTTACCAGTTGCTAAAGTGGGTGCTTTCATTAACAACGAAAACTCGATTTATACTTACAAAACACCGGAAGAAAGATTGGATAGTGCCTTAGCGAATACAAATAAAATTTTAGTAGAAGAAAAAAAATGGCATAAAGTAAGAAGTGGTGAATCCCTAAAACAAATTGCCAATTTATATTCGTGTACAATTCGGGATATTAAAGACTGGAATAACTTAAAAGGAAATAAAGTTGCTAAAGGTAAGCGCTTACTAGTGTATACAAAAAAATACAAATCGGCTGAAACTACTAGTCAAACAAGTCTTGCTGATACAGCTTCTAAAAGTTTAGCGCAAAACAAGGTAGAAAATTCTGCTACCAGTCAAACTACCGATTCTGTTCAAACACAAAAAGAAAGCACTACAGTTTCGGCTCCAAAATCTAAAACCAAATTCGTTTACTATACAGTTCAGCGTGGCGATACATTATGGAACATTGCCAATCGAAAAGGAGTATCGGTAGAAGAAATTAAGCGATTGAATAATATTCGCTCCTCCAATTCATTGAAGGCTGGTAGTAAAATTAAAATTGCAGTTGCAAGTTAA
- the rimM gene encoding 16S rRNA processing protein RimM, with protein sequence MKSSSTAHFYIGTLVKAIGLKGELSLKNLSDKLDKSKKLEIVFLEINKQLTPFFVEKISFRKAGEAVLKIQDISTIEAAQQLLKRDVFVPLDMQVKQEEGFIAWDDLIGYAVVDKKYGAIGKITNVLNYPQQDIFEIHFNGKEILLPAIEEFITKIELTSNTLYVQAPAGLIDLYINGNTSKNEEE encoded by the coding sequence ATGAAATCAAGCTCTACTGCACATTTTTACATTGGAACATTAGTAAAAGCTATTGGGTTAAAAGGAGAACTAAGTCTCAAAAATTTGAGCGATAAATTGGATAAATCAAAGAAACTTGAAATTGTATTTTTAGAAATCAATAAGCAATTAACTCCTTTTTTTGTCGAAAAAATTTCATTTAGAAAAGCCGGTGAAGCTGTTTTGAAAATTCAAGATATTTCAACGATTGAGGCGGCTCAACAATTACTTAAACGAGATGTATTTGTTCCGCTTGATATGCAAGTAAAGCAAGAAGAAGGATTTATTGCATGGGACGACCTCATTGGTTATGCTGTTGTTGATAAAAAATATGGTGCAATAGGAAAAATAACGAATGTGCTCAACTATCCTCAACAAGATATTTTTGAAATACATTTTAATGGTAAAGAGATTTTACTGCCCGCCATAGAGGAATTTATTACAAAAATTGAACTAACATCCAACACACTTTATGTGCAAGCTCCAGCTGGTTTGATTGACTTATATATAAACGGAAATACTTCTAAAAATGAAGAAGAGTAA
- a CDS encoding PUR family DNA/RNA-binding protein, producing MEGFENKDKEEIFSKSVRAGKRTYFFDVKNTKTNDYYLTVTESKKQFSEDGKFTFIKHKVFLYKEDFEKFMEGLNEAMNFIRKEQPFTQESFAEKRANAAERNNNTSGMSDISFEDLDK from the coding sequence ATGGAAGGATTTGAGAATAAAGACAAAGAAGAAATTTTTTCAAAGTCAGTAAGAGCAGGCAAGCGGACTTATTTTTTTGATGTAAAGAACACTAAGACCAACGATTACTACCTTACTGTTACTGAAAGCAAAAAACAGTTTTCGGAAGATGGTAAGTTTACTTTCATTAAGCACAAGGTGTTTTTGTATAAAGAAGATTTTGAAAAATTTATGGAAGGTTTAAATGAAGCCATGAATTTTATCCGCAAGGAGCAACCCTTTACTCAGGAATCATTTGCTGAGAAACGCGCGAATGCAGCCGAACGAAATAACAACACTAGCGGTATGAGCGATATCAGCTTTGAAGATTTAGATAAATAA